The Aedes aegypti strain LVP_AGWG chromosome 3, AaegL5.0 Primary Assembly, whole genome shotgun sequence genome contains a region encoding:
- the LOC5563836 gene encoding U1 small nuclear ribonucleoprotein A — MDIRPSHTIYINNLNEKIKKEELKKSLYAIFSQFGQILDIVALKTLKMRGQAFIIFKEIASATNAMRTMQGFPFYDKPMRINYSKTDSDVIAKMKGTFKERPKKAKAPKPIHQEDKKSKKQKNAEAGAAANNSATAEQPPNQILFLTNLPEETNEMMLSMLFNQFPGFKEVRLVPNRHDIAFVEFATELQSGAAREALQGFKITPTHAMKISFAKK; from the coding sequence ATGGACATCCGCCCGAGCCACACCATCTACATCAATAACCTGAACGAGAAAATCAAAAAGGAAGAGCTGAAAAAGTCCCTGTACGCGATCTTCTCCCAGTTCGGCCAAATTCTGGACATTGTCGCCTTGAAGACGCTCAAAATGCGAGGCCAAGCGTTCATCATCTTCAAGGAGATTGCAAGTGCCACTAATGCGATGCGGACCATGCAAGGATTCCCCTTCTACGACAAACCGATGCGCATCAACTACTCGAAGACGGACAGCGACGTGATTGCCAAAATGAAGGGCACTTTCAAGGAGCGCCCCAAGAAGGCCAAAGCACCCAAACCGATTCACCAGGAAGATAAGAAGTCCAAAAAACAAAAGAATGCCGAAGCTGGGGCGGCAGCTAACAATTCCGCCACGGCGGAACAACCACCTAACCAGATTCTGTTCTTGACCAACCTGCCGGAGGAAACCAACGAGATGATGTTGTCCATGTTGTTCAACCAGTTCCCGGGCTTCAAGGAGGTGCGTCTGGTGCCCAATCGACATGATATCGCCTTCGTGGAGTTTGCCACGGAACTGCAGAGTGGTGCCGCTCGGGAAGCGCTGCAGGGTTTCAAGATTACACCGACGCACGCGATGAAGATTTCGTTCGCTAAGAAGTAG